GAAATATTATTACGAGAAATAAAGATAGATTCATCTTCTTTAAAATATTTTGATAATATTTCTTTAGTAACTTCATTGTATTCTTGAGCACCTAAGATATAGTTTTTAATATTTCTAAATTGTACTTTATCTTGGTTAGAATAATTAATTAATTCATAACTTCTCTTTATTAATATATGAACTATCTTATGATTTTCTCTTTCTTCAATATTTTCTACTTTTACATCAAAATTAAATCCATAAAATTCATTTAAATTACTTAGTAGAGTAGAAATATTAGGATCTAGTTTTGATAAAGCTTTTTGGCCAGTCATAACTGAATAAGAATTGAAGTTTCTCTTAATATATATTTTTTCTAATTCTACATTAGCTAAATCAAGAGTAGTATAGAATACTGACTTCATAGGGAAGGAAGTATTGTACATAGAATGATAATATTGGAATCTATCATCTTTTAATTTAGATTGTTTCATATCCTCTATCATAATACTTGGATAGAATCTATCCTTGTATTCATTTGTTTCTAGTTTAAATACTACATCATAAAATATATGATTTTTCTTTAATTCCTTTAAATTTTCTCCACCATTAAACCAAATAGCATTTTTTACTGAAAAGCCTTTTTGATCTATATCAAATTTTAAATGTTGGTCATTTGTACCTACTGTTTTAGGATTGTGTATTATACAGTTTTCACTCATAAGTAATGGAGTAGGATTACCAAAACCAAAAGGTTTTAGTAAGTTTAAACTTTGTATAAATTCATAACTGATTTTTTGAGCAGGTATTTTCATATCTATTTTAATATTTTTAGTTAACTTAATATTTTCAAGTTGTTCTTTGGCATATTTTTCTATTTCTTTTTTAAATTCCTCAAGATTTTCAAGCTTTATAGTAAATCCAGCAGCATTAGCATGTCCACCAAATTTAACTAAGAGCTTAGAGACAGAAGATAGTGCTTTAGTTATATTAAATCCTTCTACAGATCTACAAGATGCAACTGCTATTCCTTCTTCTGGGTTTTCTTCCATAATTATGCATGGTTTATAGTAAGTCTCTAATACTTTTGAAGCGACTATCCCTATAATTCCATGATGATAATTAGGAGAATGTGATATTAATATATATTTATCACTTAAATCTTTATCCTTTAGTTCATTAAGAACATTTTCAATAATCTCATCTTGTAATTTTCTTCTATCTATATTGTTAGAAATTAAATTATCAGCAAGAACGTTTACTTCATTTTGATTGTTACTGATTAATAACTTAACACCAAGTTTTGCATCTGCCAGTCTTCCTGCAGCATTAAATATTGGAGCTATCTTAAATGATACATCGCCAGTAGTTAGCTCTTTATCTGTTAATTCTAACTTATTAAGTATAGTTTTAAGACCTAGATTACTACTATTTTTTAATCTTTCAAGACCATATTTAACTATAATTCTATTTTCTTTTATTATAGGCATAATATCAGCTATAGTTCCAAGTGAAGCAATGTCTAAATACCTATATATCTCTTCTTTCATATCTAATCTTCTAAATAGTTCATATGCAAGTAAGAATGCAACTCCAACCCCTGCAATATTAGGGAAAGAATATTCATTGTCTAATCTCTTAGGATTTATACAAGCAAGTCCTCTTGGAAGTTTTTTATCACTAGGAAGATCATGGTGATCTGTTACTATAACCTGCATACCAAGAGAATTAATGAATTCAACATCATAATATGAACTAATTCCACAATCTACTGTGATAATTAAATCAGTTTCTTTATCTTTAATCTCTTGTATTGCATCTTTGTTTAGGCCATATCCTTCATTTCTTAAAGGAATATAGTAGTCAAGATTTTTAGCTCCAATTTTTTTTAAAACTAAATACAAAAGAGATGTAGAGGTAATACCATCTACATCATAATCACCGTATATACATATATTCTTGTTTTCTTTTATAGCTTCTAAAATATATGAAGCTGCTAAACCTAAATCTTTTAACCTTAAAGGATCTTCAAGATTTTCTAGACTAGGGTTAATAAAATTAACTATATCTTTTTCATCAACTATTCCTCTATTTGCCAGTATATTTAATATGTTATTATCTATAGGCAAATCAAAATTAGTTAATTTAGATCTAGTCTCAGAGAGGATCCATTTAGTTTCCATAAATACTCCTATTTAAGAACTTGTTGTAATGATGGTAATAAGAATGGAATAAATAATACTCCATCAAATGCATCAGTTGCTTTTCCTTTGTTAAATATTAAGATAATTGAATCTTCTTCTAAGTAGAATGAGCTTACAGAATCCCAATCAGCATATGATTTTGATGCTTTTATTCCAAATGCTCTTATTCTATCATTTAAAGCAGGTCTTAATATATCTTGATATGAATCGGCGAAGATATCAGATAATTTTAATTCTTTACCAGTATTGCTATCAAATACCATACCTTTGTATGAATTTTCTACTGTTTTGTTTTCAGAATTAGTTTTTGCTGAAACTATAATAACTGACATAAATTTAGAGTTATTAGCAGTTAAAACAACATTAGCTTTAGTATTTTCATCTTTAACTAATTCTGTTACAGCTTTTTCAATTTTAGAGTTAATATTATCTGAAACTTTTTCTTCTTTAGCAGCAAATTTTAAGATACCAAATTTATCATTTACTTCTTGAGTTACGGTTAATACTGGTTCAGTTCCATAAGAATAACCATTAAATGTAAAATTAGCATTTGCAATAGTTGAAAAACCTAATGCAAGTACACTAATCATTAATAATTTTTTTATTGATTTCATGTTTACACCTCTTTGTTTAATATATATTAAAGTATATACTAAAAAGTGAAAAAAATCAACATAACTAAGACTTGTGTAAGATTTAATAAATGGTATTATAATAAGAAAAACCTCAAGATTTCTCTTGAGGTTTAGTTAACTATTTTCCACTTGATTTAATTTCTGTCCATATTTTATCGTGTAATTCTTTAGTTTCATCATCTAAAGCACCAGGTAGTTTAGATTTTTGAACTATTTCTTCAGCTGAAATTATAGGTTTAATTTCAGAATTTTCTTCTACACCTTTAATTATACTTGGGTTTCTTAATACAGCTAATACTTCCATAAAGTTTTCTGGTCTGTATAAGAATTCTAAGAATTTATAAGCATTATCTTTATGTTTTGAACTAGCAGGTATAGCCATTGAATCTATGTACATCATTGCACCTTCTGGAGCAAAGTATACGAATTTATTAGCTTCTTCTCCTTCTACTTCATAGAATACATCTGGATATCCGTGAACTATAGCGAACTCTCCACTTGCCATACCTTTTCCAGCAGCATTTGAATCGAATTTAGCTAAGTTTTCAGCCCAAGAAAGTATTTTTTCTTTAGCTTCATTTAATTGGTTGATATCTTTTGAATCAGATGGATATCCTAAGTATTGTAAAGCAAGTCCTATTACTTCACGACCATCATCAAGCATAGTCATACGACCTTTGAATGCTTCGTTTAAGAAGATGTCTGGAGTTTTAACAAAATCATTACCAACAATTTCAGTATTAACAGTTATACCTGTTGCCATGAATGAATATGGTATAGAGTAGTTTAATCCTTCATCATAAACTTTAGAAATTTCCATTAAGTTTAATTTCTCATCCATATTTTCAAAAGTTTTTCCTAATTTAGACTTGTCTAATTTTTCTAATAATCCTGATTGAATCATAACTGGTATATAGTCTGTTGAAGGTGAAACTATATCATAATTCCCTTCTCCACTTTCTATCATTAATTTAGCTATCATAGTATCATTGTTATCATAATAACTTATGTTAACTTTAATTCCAGTTTCTTTTTCAAAATCTTCAATAACTTTATCTGGAACAAAATATGTCCAAGTGTAAATGTTTAAAACATTTTCTTCCTCAGCACTGTTACCTGAACAGCTTAATAAAATAAAAAAAGTAAAAATTGCAAATAATAATTTTTTCAACTTATCTACCTCCTAAATATTTTCTGGCCATTTCTCTATCATCAAAATGGTGTTTTTCTCTTCCTATAATCTGGTAATCTTCATGTCCTTTACCAGCGATTAATAGTATATCATTTTTTTGTAGGTTTTGTATAGCAATTTTTATAGCTTTTTCTCTATCACAAATTCTAGAATATTCTACACCTTCTACCATACCCTTTTCTACATCATCTAATATTGCTTCTGGATCTTCAGTTCTAGGGTTATCTGAAGTTAAATAAACATAGTCACTATATTGACATGCAGCATTAGCCATTTTAGGTCTCTTAGTTTTATCTCTATCTCCACCAGCACCAAAAATTGTAACTAATCTATTTTTCTTCATAACAGCTAGTGTTTTTAAAATATTAATTAATCCATCAGCAGTATGAGCATAATCAACTACTACCATTACATCTTTATCATTGTCTATTATTTCAAATCTTCCAGCTATAGATTTAATATTTTCTATATCTTTCATTATTTTATCTAAATCTACCCCTAGATTATATGCTGAAAGTATTGCTCCTAAAAGATTTTGAAGATTATATGCACCCATTAATTTTGTTGTAAATACATATTCTTTATCATCTTTAGTTACTTTAACCTTCATACCTTTTAATGTGTATTCTAATACTTCACCTTTAATTGTAGCATCTTCTTTTAATGAAAAACTATCGGCAACATTTAATAATCTTCTACAATGTTCGTCATCTTTATTAACTATTAATTTAGCACTAGGTTTTAAGTGATTAACTATAGAAGCTTTTGCTTGAAAGTAATTTTCTAAAGTACCATGATAATCTAGGTGATCTTGAGTTAAATTAGTAAATATTGCGCTTTCAAATTGTAACATCTTAACTCTTCCTAAACATAATGCATGTGAACTTACTTCCATTAAGAAATATTCTACGCCAGCATTAACTGCTTCTCTCATAAGTTTAATTAAATCTAAAGATTCTGGAGTAGTATTTTTTGCTTCATATTCTTTATCTAATATTCTGTAACCTGTAGTACCTATTCTTGCTGAATTAGTAAAGATAGATTCTAATATATATGTAGTAGTAGTTTTACCATTAGTTCCTGTAATTCCAATTATTTTTAAACTATTTTGAGGATAGTTGTAGAAATTACTTGCAATAAATCCTAAATGGTCTCTTAAATCTTTAACTAAAACTACAGTAACATTAGATGGATAATCAAAATCTTCTCTTTCAGCTATTATCATTTTAGCACCATTTTCTACAGCTGATGTGATATAGTTATGTCCATCAGTTACATTACCAATTAAAGCAACAAATATATCATTTTCTTTAATTTCTCTTGAGTTATATGACATTTCATTGAAATTATCTTCTTGAACTAAATTTTTTATTGTGTATTCAACACCTTTAAAAATATCTTGAATTCTCATAATTATCTATCTCCCTAATCTTTTTTCATCAAGGAATTTAAAGATTCCTTGTAGTGATACTTTTGTTTCATCTAATCTTAATAAATGATATACATGGAATAATCCATCTACTGTAACAAATTTATTTTCTACTTTTGCTTTATCTAATTTTTCTTTCATAATTTTTGAATCATCAAATAATAGCTCTCCATTATTAACTTCTATATATACAGGCGGGAATCCTTTAAACTCACCAAATATTGGTGATATGTATGGATGTTTTTTATCCTTTTCATGTTTAAAGTATTCATTATCAACTAGTAATTTTGAAGGAACAAAATTGCTTGCAGCAGATCCTATTAATAAATCTGTTTTAACATTTTCTGTTCTACTAGGGACTGTATATGATATATCTAAAAATGGTGAAAGTAATACCAGAGCGTTAGGTAATTTTTTCTTTTTATTAATTCTTTTCATAGTTGTAGAAACTATTAGATGTCCACCTGCAGAATCTCCCATAGCATAAACATTTTTGTAATTTGCAAACATGTAATCTAATCCATGTTCAAAATCATCATGCCCACTGGGATAAAAGCTGTGTGGAAGTTGCCTATAGTCTACAAAAATTATATCATAATTATCGTTTATATCTAACATAAACTCTGCAAGATCTCTATAATAGTTTGACATAGGATAAAGAAAAGCTCCTCCATGTGCAAAATATATTGCAGAATTATTTTTTTTGTAATTTTTCTTTATTATTTCTAGTTTTACATTACCATCATAAAGAATTTTTTCATGTATTATATCATCTTTATGAGTCCATTTAGGTTCATAATAAGCAGCATTTCTACCAAAATCTATGATATTTGCTTTTTCTCCCCTATAAAGAAAGTTGGTAGTTTTTAATAATGAAGTTGTAACTGAAGAACAACTTATTAATGTAAAAATAGAAAAAAATGTTAACATTTTTTTCATATTTATCCTTTCGATATACCTTTATTTTATATACATTATACTATTTTTTATTTTAAAAATAAAGAATATTTTAAAAAAACTATTGATTTCTTCTTAGAATTATTGTATAATAATTAAGCAAAGATGGTCGCATAGCTCAGTTGGGAGAGCACCTGCCTTACAAGCAGGGGGTCACTGGTTCGAGCCCAGTTGTGACCACCATTTTTTTGG
This portion of the Streptobacillus canis genome encodes:
- the recJ gene encoding single-stranded-DNA-specific exonuclease RecJ; translated protein: METKWILSETRSKLTNFDLPIDNNILNILANRGIVDEKDIVNFINPSLENLEDPLRLKDLGLAASYILEAIKENKNICIYGDYDVDGITSTSLLYLVLKKIGAKNLDYYIPLRNEGYGLNKDAIQEIKDKETDLIITVDCGISSYYDVEFINSLGMQVIVTDHHDLPSDKKLPRGLACINPKRLDNEYSFPNIAGVGVAFLLAYELFRRLDMKEEIYRYLDIASLGTIADIMPIIKENRIIVKYGLERLKNSSNLGLKTILNKLELTDKELTTGDVSFKIAPIFNAAGRLADAKLGVKLLISNNQNEVNVLADNLISNNIDRRKLQDEIIENVLNELKDKDLSDKYILISHSPNYHHGIIGIVASKVLETYYKPCIIMEENPEEGIAVASCRSVEGFNITKALSSVSKLLVKFGGHANAAGFTIKLENLEEFKKEIEKYAKEQLENIKLTKNIKIDMKIPAQKISYEFIQSLNLLKPFGFGNPTPLLMSENCIIHNPKTVGTNDQHLKFDIDQKGFSVKNAIWFNGGENLKELKKNHIFYDVVFKLETNEYKDRFYPSIMIEDMKQSKLKDDRFQYYHSMYNTSFPMKSVFYTTLDLANVELEKIYIKRNFNSYSVMTGQKALSKLDPNISTLLSNLNEFYGFNFDVKVENIEERENHKIVHILIKRSYELINYSNQDKVQFRNIKNYILGAQEYNEVTKEILSKYFKEDESIFISRNNISFNLENEKVVIKDKFFYPLLLTLGIKYFFDNNKKMVFYTKNKYFVKNHHLKNYFEFKNRVDISDKIDSCIFDFNSIEMPIFKLKYDKALIFCDKDYTKNKLYVIKKEVDLPPNILRLQKKLLSGLDYDKIFLEYLPIKNKLSLINEAKNGQVIYTDESIIEYF
- a CDS encoding alpha/beta hydrolase yields the protein MKKMLTFFSIFTLISCSSVTTSLLKTTNFLYRGEKANIIDFGRNAAYYEPKWTHKDDIIHEKILYDGNVKLEIIKKNYKKNNSAIYFAHGGAFLYPMSNYYRDLAEFMLDINDNYDIIFVDYRQLPHSFYPSGHDDFEHGLDYMFANYKNVYAMGDSAGGHLIVSTTMKRINKKKKLPNALVLLSPFLDISYTVPSRTENVKTDLLIGSAASNFVPSKLLVDNEYFKHEKDKKHPYISPIFGEFKGFPPVYIEVNNGELLFDDSKIMKEKLDKAKVENKFVTVDGLFHVYHLLRLDETKVSLQGIFKFLDEKRLGR
- a CDS encoding extracellular solute-binding protein, yielding MKKLLFAIFTFFILLSCSGNSAEEENVLNIYTWTYFVPDKVIEDFEKETGIKVNISYYDNNDTMIAKLMIESGEGNYDIVSPSTDYIPVMIQSGLLEKLDKSKLGKTFENMDEKLNLMEISKVYDEGLNYSIPYSFMATGITVNTEIVGNDFVKTPDIFLNEAFKGRMTMLDDGREVIGLALQYLGYPSDSKDINQLNEAKEKILSWAENLAKFDSNAAGKGMASGEFAIVHGYPDVFYEVEGEEANKFVYFAPEGAMMYIDSMAIPASSKHKDNAYKFLEFLYRPENFMEVLAVLRNPSIIKGVEENSEIKPIISAEEIVQKSKLPGALDDETKELHDKIWTEIKSSGK
- a CDS encoding UDP-N-acetylmuramoyl-L-alanyl-D-glutamate--2,6-diaminopimelate ligase: MRIQDIFKGVEYTIKNLVQEDNFNEMSYNSREIKENDIFVALIGNVTDGHNYITSAVENGAKMIIAEREDFDYPSNVTVVLVKDLRDHLGFIASNFYNYPQNSLKIIGITGTNGKTTTTYILESIFTNSARIGTTGYRILDKEYEAKNTTPESLDLIKLMREAVNAGVEYFLMEVSSHALCLGRVKMLQFESAIFTNLTQDHLDYHGTLENYFQAKASIVNHLKPSAKLIVNKDDEHCRRLLNVADSFSLKEDATIKGEVLEYTLKGMKVKVTKDDKEYVFTTKLMGAYNLQNLLGAILSAYNLGVDLDKIMKDIENIKSIAGRFEIIDNDKDVMVVVDYAHTADGLINILKTLAVMKKNRLVTIFGAGGDRDKTKRPKMANAACQYSDYVYLTSDNPRTEDPEAILDDVEKGMVEGVEYSRICDREKAIKIAIQNLQKNDILLIAGKGHEDYQIIGREKHHFDDREMARKYLGGR